One window of Nostoc sp. NIES-3756 genomic DNA carries:
- a CDS encoding LuxR C-terminal-related transcriptional regulator, giving the protein MIRVLIVEDVPITRVGLKTILNRIDIEVHEADSNLGLQQVKLIRPDVVILKLDIDLITSVKQESLNTKIVVLGQQVDEGLLKLAFSCGATSYLLQDTKPDILLYAVEMSSQGQCWVDPRVSRSILDINKEEDNSLRKGKKFGESLTPTEMKVLRLMAVGFSNVKIASTLHLSPGSIRGYTNSLNLKLGSQNRVHAVFRAIYLGYIDCNSLLEDSSSEILEAV; this is encoded by the coding sequence ATGATACGTGTTTTAATAGTTGAAGATGTGCCAATTACTCGTGTAGGGCTAAAAACTATTCTTAATAGAATAGATATAGAAGTACATGAAGCAGATTCAAATCTGGGACTACAGCAAGTTAAGTTAATTCGTCCTGATGTAGTTATTTTAAAATTGGATATCGATTTAATTACCTCTGTTAAACAAGAATCTCTGAATACCAAAATAGTTGTTCTTGGACAACAAGTAGATGAAGGGTTACTCAAATTAGCTTTCAGTTGTGGGGCTACTTCTTATTTACTACAGGATACTAAACCAGATATTCTTTTGTATGCTGTGGAAATGTCTTCTCAAGGACAATGCTGGGTTGATCCGCGAGTGTCTCGTTCCATCCTCGATATCAACAAAGAGGAGGATAACTCCTTGAGGAAAGGAAAAAAGTTTGGCGAATCGTTGACTCCAACGGAGATGAAAGTCCTTAGATTAATGGCAGTCGGCTTTTCCAATGTAAAAATAGCCTCAACACTTCACCTTTCTCCAGGTTCTATCAGGGGTTACACAAATTCACTTAATCTGAAATTAGGTTCCCAAAATCGTGTTCATGCTGTGTTTCGTGCCATTTATTTAGGTTACATCGATTGTAATTCACTACTAGAAGACTCTAGTAGTGAAATTTTAGAAGCTGTCTAG